One segment of Sphingomonas telluris DNA contains the following:
- a CDS encoding DUF2231 domain-containing protein has protein sequence MAQADPDDRPTKTQKRGALDALHAVFGAFPLAYFTLAFITDIAYSRSYNLQWQYFSIWLIVAGLVMGGLAIFFGAVDWLVERRRSEGRPRGSGWHILLPIVAWLLALLNAFIHSRDGWTAVVPEGLILSGIVALLMLVGAGFSTLTWRRNA, from the coding sequence ATGGCGCAAGCGGATCCGGACGATCGACCGACAAAGACGCAAAAGCGCGGGGCGCTCGACGCGCTCCACGCCGTGTTCGGAGCATTCCCGCTCGCTTACTTCACCTTGGCCTTCATCACCGACATTGCCTACTCGCGGTCGTACAACCTGCAGTGGCAGTATTTCTCGATCTGGCTGATCGTCGCCGGCCTGGTGATGGGCGGCCTCGCCATATTCTTCGGCGCGGTCGACTGGCTGGTCGAGCGGCGCAGGTCCGAGGGCCGTCCGCGCGGGTCGGGATGGCATATCCTATTGCCCATCGTCGCCTGGCTTCTGGCACTGCTCAACGCCTTCATCCACAGCCGCGACGGCTGGACGGCGGTTGTTCCTGAAGGGCTGATCCTCTCCGGCATCGTCGCCTTGCTGATGCTGGTGGGCGCCGGGTTCTCGACTCTGACGTGGAGGAGAAACGCGTGA
- a CDS encoding pyridoxal phosphate-dependent decarboxylase family protein translates to MLDGLRTEIERLRAAASPLEPDAERRRDVGGRTLDHALAYWDQVETAPSNRPWSEVFAQTLDPEFTDSGRDPAAVLDYVAECIDRPGFATTSPRFMAYIPGGGLPYSAMGDLLAASANKYSGFASASPGAVRIENACTQWLASVIGYPATAAGTLTSGGSIANLTGIVAAREARDPEGGGAVYTTRFAHYCIDKALHIAGRGRSPRRQVETDARHRMSVGALEEAFEADLRTGIRPWLVVASGGTVDTGAIDPLPEIAELCQKYGAWLHVDGAYGGLFSLCDEGRELLRGIEQADSVALDPHKTLFLPYGTGAALVRDGKHLTDAFSASGEYIRPLGESEVGPSPADLSPELTRHFRALRLWLPLQIAGVSAFRAAQSEKLALARYFHGRLSELDGFDPGPPPDLSVVAFRYVPKDGDANEFTERLLKHLQQGGRVMMSGTRIDGINLIRCAILSFRTHLEHVDQAIEAILDGVRALNG, encoded by the coding sequence ATGCTCGACGGGCTGCGCACCGAGATCGAGCGGTTGCGCGCGGCGGCTTCCCCGCTGGAGCCGGACGCGGAGCGGCGGCGCGATGTCGGCGGGCGAACCCTCGATCACGCGCTCGCCTATTGGGACCAAGTCGAAACTGCGCCGAGCAATCGGCCTTGGTCGGAGGTCTTCGCACAGACCCTGGACCCGGAGTTCACGGATTCCGGTCGCGATCCTGCCGCAGTGCTCGATTATGTCGCGGAGTGCATCGACCGGCCCGGCTTCGCGACGACCTCGCCACGTTTCATGGCCTACATCCCCGGAGGCGGACTGCCCTATTCAGCGATGGGCGATTTGCTTGCCGCGTCAGCTAACAAATATTCCGGCTTTGCCTCGGCGAGTCCCGGCGCCGTGCGCATCGAGAATGCCTGCACCCAGTGGCTGGCGAGCGTCATCGGCTATCCGGCGACGGCGGCCGGAACGCTGACGTCAGGCGGAAGCATCGCCAACCTCACCGGTATCGTCGCCGCCCGCGAGGCTCGCGATCCGGAGGGCGGCGGCGCGGTCTACACGACGAGGTTCGCGCATTATTGCATCGACAAGGCGCTCCACATCGCGGGCAGGGGTCGCTCGCCCCGACGGCAGGTCGAGACCGACGCGCGGCATCGCATGTCGGTGGGCGCGCTCGAAGAGGCGTTCGAAGCGGACCTGCGCACCGGCATTCGGCCGTGGCTGGTCGTAGCATCGGGCGGCACGGTCGACACGGGCGCAATCGATCCGCTGCCTGAGATCGCCGAGCTCTGCCAGAAATACGGCGCATGGCTGCACGTCGACGGTGCCTATGGCGGGCTGTTCTCGCTGTGCGACGAGGGCAGGGAGTTGCTGCGCGGCATCGAGCAGGCGGACAGCGTTGCGCTCGACCCGCACAAGACCCTGTTCCTGCCGTACGGAACCGGTGCCGCTTTGGTCCGCGACGGAAAGCATCTCACCGACGCCTTCAGCGCTTCCGGCGAATATATCCGGCCGCTCGGCGAGTCCGAAGTGGGCCCTTCGCCCGCCGACCTTTCGCCGGAGTTGACGCGCCATTTTCGTGCGCTCCGCCTGTGGTTGCCGTTGCAGATCGCCGGCGTTTCGGCGTTCCGCGCGGCGCAGTCGGAGAAGCTCGCACTCGCCCGCTACTTCCACGGTCGCCTGTCGGAGCTCGACGGCTTCGACCCCGGACCGCCGCCCGACTTGTCCGTCGTCGCCTTCCGCTATGTGCCGAAGGATGGCGACGCGAACGAGTTCACCGAGCGACTGCTGAAGCACCTCCAGCAAGGAGGGCGCGTGATGATGAGCGGCACGCGCATCGACGGCATCAACCTTATCCGCTGCGCGATCCTCTCCTTCCGGACGCATCTTGAACATGTCGATCAGGCGATCGAGGCAATTCTCGACGGAGTGAGGGCGCTCAATGGCTGA
- the hemB gene encoding porphobilinogen synthase — MTTAPYPALRMRRGRSSAWMRSMLAENRLHPSDFILPLFICEGSGAEEPIGSLPGASRWSVDRIAAKAKEAASLGIPCIALFPNTPNELRTDDAREALNKDNLICRATKAIKDAVPDIGVLTDVALDPYTSHGHDGMVDGAGWVINDDTVAILVEQAVVQAEAGADIIAPSDMMDGRVAAIRSALEDGGHQNVAIMAYAAKYASAFYGPFREAVGSLGRLKGDKRGYQMDPANIEEALREVELDLAEGADFVMVKPGLPYLDVVARVKDAFGVPTFAYQVSGEYAMIEASAAAGAGDRNALILETLMAFKRAGASGVLTYHAIDAARLIQG, encoded by the coding sequence ATGACGACAGCCCCTTATCCCGCCCTGCGCATGCGCCGCGGCCGGTCGAGCGCCTGGATGCGTTCGATGCTTGCCGAGAACCGGCTTCACCCCAGCGATTTCATCCTGCCTCTCTTCATTTGCGAGGGCAGCGGTGCGGAGGAGCCTATCGGCTCGCTACCGGGCGCGAGCCGCTGGAGCGTGGACCGTATCGCGGCCAAGGCAAAGGAGGCGGCGTCGCTCGGCATCCCGTGCATCGCGCTGTTCCCGAATACGCCCAACGAGCTTCGCACCGACGATGCGCGTGAGGCGCTGAACAAGGACAATCTGATCTGCCGTGCGACGAAGGCGATCAAGGACGCGGTGCCGGACATCGGTGTGCTGACCGACGTCGCGCTCGATCCGTACACGTCGCACGGCCATGACGGCATGGTCGACGGGGCGGGTTGGGTCATCAACGACGACACGGTCGCGATCCTGGTCGAGCAGGCAGTCGTTCAGGCGGAGGCGGGCGCAGACATCATTGCGCCCTCCGACATGATGGACGGCCGCGTGGCAGCGATCCGCTCGGCGCTCGAGGACGGCGGGCACCAGAACGTCGCGATCATGGCCTATGCCGCGAAATATGCGTCGGCCTTCTACGGACCGTTCCGCGAGGCGGTGGGCTCCCTCGGCCGGCTGAAAGGCGACAAGCGCGGCTACCAGATGGATCCGGCGAACATCGAGGAGGCGCTGCGGGAGGTCGAACTCGATCTCGCCGAGGGTGCTGACTTCGTGATGGTGAAGCCGGGCCTGCCCTATCTCGACGTCGTCGCACGGGTGAAGGACGCGTTCGGCGTCCCGACCTTCGCCTACCAGGTGAGCGGCGAGTATGCGATGATCGAAGCGTCGGCAGCGGCCGGCGCGGGCGACCGCAACGCGCTGATCCTGGAGACGCTGATGGCCTTCAAGCGCGCGGGTGCCAGCGGCGTGCTCACCTATCATGCCATCGATGCTGCACGGCTGATCCAGGGCTGA
- a CDS encoding diacylglycerol/lipid kinase family protein encodes MPAALPKQAILVVNAGSRRGADLFDEARDKLTAAGIELIDAKKCKTADSMERAVKQAIKRAPMVIVGGGDGSLSSMIDYFIGTDTVFAFLPLGTANSFARTIGMPLDLDGAVQAIATAEPRKIDLGCINGDYFLNAAAMGLAPKVAETVPHGLKRRLGRLGYLVWAGWSAANFNAFRVKLEGSRRTRRMWATEVRIANGRYHGGLELIESADIKSGEIVVQVVAGRSLVKLGWSYLAAAVKLRSRHQTVREFVGSQFRLSTKPRLRVSIDGEIGAETPLDISAVADAVTVAVPSLPG; translated from the coding sequence ATGCCCGCAGCACTTCCGAAACAGGCGATCCTCGTGGTCAATGCGGGCAGCCGCCGCGGTGCGGACCTGTTCGACGAAGCTCGGGACAAGCTGACCGCCGCCGGAATCGAGCTCATCGATGCGAAGAAGTGCAAGACCGCGGACAGCATGGAGCGCGCGGTCAAGCAGGCGATCAAGCGTGCGCCGATGGTGATCGTTGGCGGCGGCGACGGTTCTTTGTCGTCGATGATCGACTATTTCATCGGCACGGACACGGTCTTCGCCTTCCTGCCGCTGGGAACGGCGAACAGCTTCGCGCGGACGATCGGGATGCCTCTGGACCTCGACGGCGCGGTGCAGGCGATTGCCACGGCCGAGCCGCGCAAGATCGACCTCGGCTGCATCAACGGCGACTATTTCCTGAATGCGGCGGCCATGGGCCTCGCGCCAAAGGTCGCCGAGACCGTGCCGCATGGGCTGAAGCGCCGCCTCGGGCGCCTCGGCTATCTGGTCTGGGCGGGCTGGTCCGCCGCGAACTTCAATGCCTTCCGCGTGAAGCTGGAGGGCAGCCGACGGACCCGGCGGATGTGGGCCACCGAAGTGCGCATCGCCAACGGGCGCTATCATGGGGGGCTGGAGCTGATCGAAAGTGCCGACATCAAGAGCGGCGAGATTGTCGTTCAGGTCGTGGCCGGACGGAGCCTTGTGAAGCTCGGCTGGAGCTATCTCGCGGCGGCGGTGAAGCTGCGATCGCGCCACCAGACGGTGCGCGAATTCGTCGGAAGCCAATTCCGGCTAAGCACCAAGCCGCGGCTCAGAGTGTCGATCGACGGCGAGATCGGCGCCGAGACCCCGCTGGACATCAGCGCGGTCGCCGACGCCGTGACGGTCGCCGTGCCTAGCCTGCCGGGTTGA
- a CDS encoding GNAT family N-acetyltransferase — MAEVAAETERLRLRTWDAEDLDEFIRHTNTEGVMRWLGGVRSREWHEAAFGRIERYQREFGHTFWIVERKSDGALLGFCGLKRVNSDGAPNPGDFEVGWRLREDAWGQGYAKEAAIASLDLAFGKFGAPHVVALTVNQNEASQGLMKRLSMTRRPDMDFQSKDLPPEINPTIVYRIEAQEWPAARAAALR, encoded by the coding sequence ATGGCTGAGGTCGCGGCCGAGACCGAGCGGCTCCGCCTCCGCACCTGGGACGCCGAGGACCTCGATGAATTCATCCGGCACACCAACACGGAAGGCGTCATGCGCTGGCTTGGCGGTGTCCGGTCGCGCGAATGGCATGAGGCCGCGTTCGGACGCATCGAACGTTACCAGCGCGAGTTCGGCCACACATTCTGGATCGTCGAGCGCAAGTCCGACGGCGCCTTGCTGGGCTTTTGCGGCCTCAAGCGCGTCAACAGCGACGGCGCACCCAATCCCGGCGACTTCGAAGTGGGCTGGCGCCTGCGCGAGGATGCGTGGGGGCAGGGCTATGCCAAGGAAGCAGCCATCGCGAGCCTCGACCTCGCCTTCGGCAAGTTCGGCGCTCCGCACGTCGTCGCGCTCACGGTCAACCAGAACGAAGCGAGCCAGGGCCTGATGAAGCGGCTGAGCATGACCCGCCGGCCGGACATGGACTTCCAGAGCAAGGACCTGCCGCCGGAAATCAATCCGACGATCGTCTACCGCATCGAAGCCCAGGAGTGGCCTGCGGCGCGCGCGGCCGCTCTCCGCTAA